In Candidatus Defluviilinea proxima, a single genomic region encodes these proteins:
- a CDS encoding pilus assembly protein codes for MKKINSERGQSLVELSISLVFILYLLSGMVEFGIALFQFVQLRDAAQEGALYGSINPSKTNEIIARVRNASSAPLNLNDTSLVTVTVTSTYSGGTCAANGTDSVTVKVSYNHVVFLPFFRNISGRTSIPLEATVVDTILVC; via the coding sequence ATGAAAAAAATCAACTCTGAACGCGGACAAAGTTTGGTAGAACTTTCTATAAGTCTGGTGTTTATACTCTACCTGTTATCGGGAATGGTTGAATTTGGCATTGCCCTATTTCAATTTGTTCAACTGCGGGATGCGGCACAAGAAGGTGCTTTGTATGGTTCCATAAACCCAAGCAAAACAAACGAGATTATTGCACGCGTGAGAAATGCATCTTCGGCACCACTCAATCTTAATGACACAAGCCTTGTCACTGTGACTGTGACTTCAACATATAGCGGTGGTACATGTGCCGCCAATGGAACAGATTCAGTAACAGTTAAAGTCTCGTACAATCATGTAGTGTTTCTGCCGTTTTTCAGAAACATTAGCGGTAGAACGTCAATTCCACTTGAAGCCACAGTGGTGGATACAATTCTAGTCTGTTAG